The Bacillus cereus group sp. RP43 genome window below encodes:
- a CDS encoding gamma-glutamyltransferase, whose protein sequence is MNFFHKIRGVKLLFILFIILMTLIFYLVYHNRIFYFYNKDNVQKRQSIKEDFAYGVSASHPLAVDEGMKILQQGGNAIDAAIVVSYLLGVVEPYASGLGGGGGMLILNEHGDSNFIDYREIAPSQINNTGNTGIPGFVAGMEFAHKKYGSIQMSELLKPSIYYAENGFEVDDILSSRLAGAYHRIYSKRLKIFYPDGNPINTGQKLIQTKLSDTLKNIQGKGASVFYQGEIANELNKVTNIPLVDIKKYQIEERKPVIGEYCGYTVYTAPPPFSGVTLLQMLKQAEINNTYISANNLETYIKSMGKITKSSYQDRIKTIGDPKFSKMRSKEWISDHYLSTLIEEADKLPLEEEHESTTHFVVMDKYGTVVSVTNTLSNFFGTGDYVQGFFLNNQLANFSKTPNHIEPGKRSRTFMAPTILEKEGKEIIGIGSPGGNRIPQILTLVLERYLHRNSSLQTIVDESRFIFEKDNLYTETLLPFNVEKSVVEDGYNVIYKDSPVFYGGVQALIRDEKKNRINGAGDGRRNGSWRSN, encoded by the coding sequence TTGAATTTCTTTCATAAAATACGTGGCGTAAAATTATTATTTATTCTTTTCATAATATTAATGACATTAATATTTTACTTGGTTTATCATAATCGTATATTTTATTTTTATAATAAAGATAACGTACAAAAAAGGCAAAGCATAAAGGAAGATTTCGCATACGGAGTAAGCGCTTCCCATCCGCTTGCTGTAGATGAGGGCATGAAAATTTTACAACAAGGAGGAAATGCAATTGATGCGGCAATAGTAGTTTCATATTTGTTGGGAGTTGTAGAACCTTACGCTTCAGGATTAGGTGGTGGTGGTGGTATGTTAATTTTAAATGAACATGGGGATAGTAATTTTATAGACTACCGTGAAATCGCCCCCTCTCAAATTAACAATACAGGTAATACAGGAATTCCAGGGTTCGTAGCGGGAATGGAATTTGCACATAAAAAATACGGATCTATACAGATGTCGGAATTGTTAAAACCTTCCATTTACTACGCGGAGAATGGATTTGAAGTAGACGATATACTTTCTTCTCGATTGGCTGGTGCATATCATCGAATTTATTCGAAAAGGCTAAAAATCTTTTATCCTGATGGAAATCCAATTAATACAGGACAAAAACTTATTCAGACAAAATTATCCGACACTTTGAAAAATATTCAAGGAAAAGGTGCTTCGGTATTTTATCAAGGAGAGATTGCCAATGAATTGAATAAAGTAACTAATATCCCTTTGGTGGATATAAAAAAATATCAAATTGAAGAGAGAAAACCAGTAATTGGAGAATATTGTGGATATACAGTGTACACGGCTCCACCTCCTTTTTCTGGGGTAACATTGCTCCAAATGTTAAAACAGGCTGAAATAAATAATACTTATATAAGCGCTAATAATTTAGAAACTTATATAAAATCGATGGGTAAAATTACAAAATCTTCATATCAAGATAGGATTAAAACAATAGGGGATCCTAAATTTTCTAAAATGCGTTCAAAAGAATGGATTAGTGATCACTATTTATCAACATTAATTGAAGAGGCAGATAAATTACCTCTTGAAGAGGAGCACGAAAGTACAACGCATTTTGTTGTTATGGACAAATATGGAACGGTTGTTTCTGTAACTAATACTTTAAGTAATTTTTTTGGTACGGGAGATTATGTGCAAGGTTTTTTTCTAAATAATCAGCTAGCTAACTTTAGTAAAACTCCAAACCATATAGAACCAGGTAAACGTTCAAGAACGTTTATGGCGCCCACTATTTTAGAAAAAGAAGGGAAAGAAATTATAGGCATTGGGTCGCCAGGTGGAAATCGAATACCCCAAATTTTAACGTTAGTACTAGAAAGGTATCTCCATAGAAATTCTAGTTTACAAACTATTGTAGATGAGTCACGGTTTATCTTTGAAAAAGATAACTTATATACTGAGACTCTATTACCCTTCAATGTAGAGAAAAGCGTAGTTGAAGACGGTTATAACGTTATTTACAAGGATTCACCAGTGTTTTATGGAGGGGTACAAGCTTTAATCAGAGATGAAAAAAAGAATAGGATTAATGGAGCTGGAGATGGAAGAAGGAACGGATCTTGGAGATCTAACTAA
- a CDS encoding CapE family protein produces the protein MVKNTIKWLVPILVIAVLLITLGSFKRSSTITSEEQEKIDYHVNVE, from the coding sequence ATGGTGAAAAATACAATAAAATGGTTGGTACCAATATTGGTTATAGCAGTATTACTTATTACACTTGGGAGCTTTAAACGTTCATCAACAATCACATCTGAGGAACAAGAAAAGATTGATTATCATGTAAACGTTGAATAG
- a CDS encoding helix-turn-helix domain-containing protein — protein MRNILNKNLLRHLTFLEILYSERDWITLGNIAKRIKCSEKVLRNDIKLINDDFEPFQIDTSSRGILLTYPPHLSRDYIYQKVLSISPEFSFIERIFFNETYDLETIAEELFISSSSLKRIIKRINRCLEKYSMQIKSNPCTIIGEEENIRNLIIHYIYEKYGVYENPFPYIQLAALDQLLVYGIKKNYVLNNFPDLTNLKYRLMVNIIRLKNNHSININQKVLDNIDISILENENFCQLFKNRFHLELNKENLLQLFHSFLDNKYAFTYKQLEKKVDNRIENAHIIVPKIKKLLRIISNEINIPIQNERQIILKFYNLQYILNKPTYILHEKRRYFAENNAHELSQLIFILKKELNKFKYHKNFKWTPSFFNEAFYILITNWEKISISLKSSIPTIELGLFCDSDIAHTLLIKDIIDYQFGNLVCTHVIEELNIDAFKKASKKYDLIITNISGINDIELPIICINTVPFMSDISKIQKQIYSLIKSKFSKSVNIEF, from the coding sequence GTGCGAAATATTTTAAATAAAAATTTACTAAGACATTTAACGTTCTTAGAAATCTTATACTCGGAGAGGGATTGGATTACTCTAGGGAATATCGCTAAAAGGATTAAATGCTCAGAAAAAGTGCTGAGGAATGACATTAAGTTAATAAATGATGACTTTGAACCCTTTCAAATAGACACTTCTTCAAGAGGGATTTTGTTAACTTACCCCCCTCACCTTTCTCGTGATTATATATACCAAAAAGTATTATCCATAAGTCCTGAATTTTCTTTTATTGAACGTATTTTCTTTAATGAAACATATGATTTAGAGACTATAGCGGAAGAATTATTCATTAGTTCTTCGTCTCTTAAAAGAATAATTAAAAGAATAAATAGATGTTTGGAAAAATATAGCATGCAAATAAAAAGTAATCCATGTACTATTATTGGGGAAGAAGAGAATATTAGAAATCTTATTATTCATTATATATATGAAAAATATGGAGTTTATGAGAATCCCTTTCCATATATCCAATTAGCAGCCCTTGATCAATTACTCGTATACGGAATAAAAAAGAATTACGTTCTAAATAATTTTCCAGATTTAACAAACCTAAAATATCGTCTAATGGTTAATATCATTCGACTAAAAAATAATCACTCAATAAACATAAATCAAAAAGTTCTAGATAATATTGATATAAGTATTTTAGAAAATGAAAATTTTTGTCAACTATTTAAAAATAGATTCCATCTTGAATTAAACAAAGAAAATTTACTTCAATTATTTCATAGCTTTTTAGATAACAAATATGCTTTTACCTATAAACAATTAGAAAAAAAGGTAGATAATAGAATCGAAAACGCTCACATTATTGTTCCTAAAATAAAAAAATTACTACGTATAATCTCTAATGAAATAAATATTCCTATTCAAAATGAGCGGCAGATTATTTTGAAATTTTACAATTTACAATATATATTAAATAAGCCAACTTATATATTACATGAAAAACGAAGATATTTTGCAGAAAATAACGCACATGAACTCTCACAATTAATTTTCATTTTAAAGAAAGAATTGAACAAATTCAAATACCATAAAAATTTTAAGTGGACACCAAGCTTTTTTAATGAAGCTTTTTATATTTTAATCACTAATTGGGAAAAAATATCTATTTCATTGAAATCTAGTATACCGACTATTGAACTTGGTCTATTTTGTGATTCGGACATAGCACACACTTTATTAATTAAAGATATAATTGACTATCAATTCGGAAATCTCGTTTGCACTCATGTTATTGAAGAATTAAATATAGATGCGTTTAAAAAGGCTTCAAAAAAATATGATTTAATAATTACAAATATATCCGGGATTAATGATATAGAACTACCAATAATCTGCATTAATACCGTTCCATTTATGTCAGATATAAGTAAGATACAAAAACAAATCTATTCCTTAATTAAAAGTAAATTTTCAAAGAGCGTAAATATTGAATTTTAG
- a CDS encoding LytR family transcriptional regulator, with the protein MRKKIALWVLGVIGVMIIGGGVYAYNVYSKVSKTLNEVHKPLKRDQGNKQEEKISKSQPVSILLLGADERGNDKGRSDSLMVITLNQKNNSMKTVSIPRDTYTEIVGKGKSDKINHAYAFGGVDMAVATVEKFLNIPINYYIEVNMEGFKDIVDAVGGVDVNNDLEFSLEGKHFQKGNVHLTGEHALAFTRMRKEDPRGDFGRQMRQRQVMQAVIKKGASFSSLLNYGDMLTAIQKNVKTNLTQNQMFDMQKNYKNCLQNSEDIQIPGDGHKAADGIWYYYVPDAAKQDLTKKLRAHLDVTK; encoded by the coding sequence ATGAGAAAGAAAATTGCATTATGGGTGCTAGGTGTTATCGGAGTAATGATTATAGGTGGTGGAGTATATGCCTATAATGTATATTCAAAGGTCTCAAAAACATTAAATGAGGTTCATAAACCGTTAAAACGTGATCAAGGTAATAAACAAGAAGAAAAAATTAGTAAATCTCAACCTGTATCTATCCTATTACTAGGAGCGGATGAACGTGGTAATGACAAAGGACGTTCAGATTCTTTAATGGTCATCACTTTAAACCAAAAAAATAATTCAATGAAAACAGTGAGTATTCCTCGTGATACATATACAGAAATCGTTGGAAAAGGTAAAAGTGATAAAATCAACCATGCTTATGCATTTGGTGGTGTAGATATGGCTGTAGCGACAGTAGAAAAGTTCTTAAATATTCCCATCAATTACTATATTGAAGTGAATATGGAAGGATTTAAAGACATTGTGGATGCAGTGGGTGGCGTAGATGTTAATAATGATTTAGAGTTCTCTCTAGAAGGGAAGCATTTCCAAAAAGGGAATGTTCACTTAACAGGTGAACACGCTCTAGCGTTCACACGCATGCGTAAAGAAGACCCACGAGGCGATTTCGGACGTCAAATGCGTCAACGTCAAGTGATGCAGGCTGTTATTAAGAAAGGCGCAAGCTTCTCTTCTTTATTAAACTATGGTGATATGTTAACAGCGATTCAAAAGAACGTGAAAACAAACTTAACGCAAAATCAAATGTTTGATATGCAAAAGAATTATAAAAATTGTCTGCAGAACAGTGAGGATATCCAAATCCCAGGTGACGGTCACAAAGCCGCTGATGGTATTTGGTACTACTATGTTCCAGATGCAGCAAAACAGGATTTAACGAAAAAGTTAAGAGCACATCTTGATGTTACCAAATAA
- a CDS encoding GDSL-type esterase/lipase family protein, which yields MSKNDMNKRIGRILGYESQSEMRQKQTLLLSLFFQKLQRKQSVKMNCKGDSITYGLDLTSPDKRPPDPDQPDPNSTRASTTYPEFLQTIMDRVYPGLVTIHKISKPGMTAEGAVKAWTTNNQADISLLMLGMNDAAYGGLKAFLGAYRQVIERELSWNTACIMLLPTKIKEIQDMTTDVFRGSLIQLANEYGIPCLDLGKELLNIPSSLYSNTAHFNGKGYKFLAAKIGGFLINGTCLYPTKVSNSSLLIRERMDGVLFLYVDDHSIIHQNMHPTSDDMLIDKGMAVSLKPGGKMLYSMYTEQDNLVCFPAAYLGGNNIARLTLTLNFGVETQRISNSNSLGFQKAGATFDSSVTYTTPKDGNFYPNSSQTSGDTFTTNISGIRSLEEKMLLIPKSGYHTILVENTSQVDCIFYGLDFKPYGEIMNQVYAHQIR from the coding sequence ATGAGTAAAAATGATATGAATAAAAGAATAGGAAGAATATTAGGATATGAATCTCAAAGTGAAATGCGTCAGAAACAAACGTTACTACTTAGTCTGTTTTTTCAAAAATTGCAGAGGAAACAGTCTGTTAAGATGAATTGTAAAGGAGATTCCATTACGTATGGGTTAGATTTAACGAGTCCAGATAAACGTCCACCGGATCCAGATCAACCAGATCCAAATAGCACACGTGCATCTACAACGTATCCGGAATTTTTACAGACAATTATGGATAGAGTATATCCTGGCCTTGTGACGATTCATAAAATCAGTAAACCAGGTATGACCGCTGAGGGAGCGGTAAAAGCTTGGACAACAAATAATCAAGCGGATATATCGTTATTGATGTTAGGAATGAATGATGCAGCCTATGGAGGGTTAAAAGCATTTTTAGGGGCTTATCGACAAGTAATTGAGAGAGAGTTAAGTTGGAATACAGCCTGTATCATGTTGTTACCTACAAAAATCAAGGAAATTCAAGATATGACAACAGATGTTTTTCGCGGTTCCTTGATTCAGCTGGCAAATGAATATGGTATACCATGTTTAGATTTAGGGAAAGAACTTTTAAATATTCCAAGTAGTTTGTATTCTAATACAGCTCATTTCAATGGGAAGGGATATAAGTTTTTAGCTGCAAAAATCGGGGGTTTTTTAATAAATGGGACCTGTTTATATCCAACGAAAGTATCTAATAGTTCGTTATTAATTAGAGAACGGATGGATGGTGTGCTGTTTCTGTATGTAGATGATCATTCTATTATTCATCAAAATATGCATCCAACTAGTGATGACATGCTAATTGATAAAGGAATGGCAGTATCTTTAAAACCTGGTGGGAAAATGTTGTATAGTATGTATACAGAACAAGATAATTTAGTTTGTTTTCCAGCTGCATATTTAGGAGGAAATAACATAGCTAGGCTGACTTTAACACTAAATTTTGGTGTGGAGACGCAACGAATATCGAACTCGAATTCGTTAGGGTTTCAAAAAGCAGGTGCAACGTTCGATTCCAGTGTAACCTATACTACACCGAAGGATGGGAACTTTTATCCGAATTCTTCGCAAACTAGTGGAGATACATTTACTACGAATATAAGTGGGATTCGCTCTTTAGAGGAAAAAATGTTACTCATTCCCAAAAGCGGTTACCATACCATCTTGGTTGAGAATACATCGCAAGTAGATTGTATTTTTTATGGATTGGATTTTAAACCATATGGAGAGATTATGAATCAAGTGTACGCTCATCAGATACGATGA
- a CDS encoding GntR family transcriptional regulator, translating into MKTTLEHLAYIKIKNQILSGEYREGLRLTESRLSKDLNMSRTPIRNALSRLTSEGILNHQSHCGITVAHTGTPIKKIIEVLEICLVFVKHTIEKVRKKNGSFDSILLNKHLKTLYDTLEHQDEMKYHVTLWEIYEMLVMPSENNSMIQIIKETKEKLLLNSLNQTYLNELNSLLERFICHLQGVEYEQATYTFERIVKEHIINLL; encoded by the coding sequence ATGAAAACTACATTAGAACATCTAGCTTATATAAAGATAAAAAATCAAATCCTTTCTGGTGAATATCGAGAAGGACTTCGTCTAACGGAGTCTAGACTATCTAAAGATTTAAATATGAGCAGAACCCCAATTCGTAATGCACTTTCTCGTTTAACATCAGAAGGAATTTTAAATCATCAAAGTCATTGTGGAATAACTGTAGCACATACAGGAACCCCAATAAAAAAAATCATTGAAGTTTTAGAAATTTGCTTAGTGTTCGTGAAACATACAATTGAAAAGGTTCGAAAAAAAAACGGAAGTTTTGATTCAATTCTACTAAATAAACATTTGAAAACCCTTTATGACACATTAGAACATCAAGATGAAATGAAGTATCACGTTACATTATGGGAAATTTACGAGATGTTAGTAATGCCAAGCGAAAATAATAGTATGATACAAATAATAAAAGAAACTAAAGAGAAACTTTTGCTAAATTCTTTAAATCAAACATATTTAAATGAATTAAACAGTTTGTTAGAACGTTTTATTTGTCATCTTCAAGGCGTAGAATACGAACAAGCAACATATACATTTGAAAGAATTGTAAAGGAACATATAATAAATCTCTTATGA
- a CDS encoding HD domain-containing phosphohydrolase, whose protein sequence is MKEKNQLIFKILELMDTYTKGHSQRVAKYATILAKATNKFSKEELKKFHSSCLLHDIGKMAIPDKILNKSNRLTKDEFNIMKLHPLLGLQVARSISLTQWHEETIRSHHEKWDGTGYPDGLKGEEIPLTARIITIADSFDAMTSYREYQPTLSPREAYRRINEGANTQFDPELIMIFNRVYPQWLDIIQADFT, encoded by the coding sequence ATGAAAGAAAAAAATCAATTGATTTTTAAAATTTTAGAACTAATGGACACATATACAAAGGGGCACAGTCAGAGAGTTGCTAAATATGCTACAATTCTTGCGAAAGCAACTAATAAGTTTAGTAAAGAGGAATTAAAAAAATTTCATTCTTCGTGTTTACTGCATGACATAGGTAAAATGGCCATACCTGATAAGATTTTAAACAAGTCTAATAGACTCACAAAAGATGAATTTAATATAATGAAACTGCATCCTCTTTTAGGTCTGCAAGTAGCACGGAGTATATCTTTAACGCAGTGGCATGAAGAAACAATTCGTTCTCATCATGAAAAGTGGGATGGAACAGGCTATCCAGATGGTTTAAAGGGAGAAGAAATTCCACTTACAGCCAGAATTATAACTATCGCAGACTCTTTTGATGCCATGACTTCTTACAGAGAATATCAACCAACATTATCTCCACGAGAAGCCTATAGGCGTATAAATGAAGGAGCCAATACACAATTCGATCCAGAGTTAATAATGATTTTTAATAGGGTTTATCCACAGTGGCTTGATATAATTCAGGCAGATTTCACTTAA
- a CDS encoding ETX/MTX2 family pore-forming toxin, with protein MNFKSSKVVMCTLSVLMISTITTPSASVFAEESRVSNLNVDQRVIAPYAESYIDTVQNRMKKRDMESKRTSKPIDMQAQIIDGWFLARFWIFKDQNNNHQTNRFISWFKDNISSSNGYDNIAKQMGLKIEALRDMDVTNIDYTSKMGDTIYNGVSELKNYTGSTQKMKTDSFQRDYTKSISTAVTNGLQLGFKVTAKGIVALAGLDFETSVMYNLSSTSTEISTISDKFTVPSQEVTLPPGHKAIIKHDLRKMVYSGTHDLKGDLNVTFNDKELVQKFIYPNYRTINLSNIKKAMAEIDKFNNEKPVDFYQLIGKGNRIKNDNTLYIESPAKFIFDGANPYYRATFTEYDKEGNPIQTKMLNENYKL; from the coding sequence ATGAACTTTAAGTCATCTAAAGTAGTAATGTGCACTTTATCAGTATTAATGATTTCTACAATTACTACTCCCAGTGCGTCGGTTTTTGCAGAAGAATCTAGGGTATCAAATCTAAATGTAGACCAGCGAGTAATAGCTCCATATGCCGAATCCTATATTGATACCGTACAGAATAGAATGAAAAAAAGGGATATGGAGTCAAAACGTACTAGTAAACCAATTGATATGCAAGCACAAATAATAGATGGATGGTTTTTAGCTAGATTTTGGATATTTAAAGATCAAAATAACAATCATCAGACAAATAGATTTATATCATGGTTTAAAGATAATATTTCTAGTTCAAATGGGTATGACAACATAGCAAAACAAATGGGCCTAAAAATAGAAGCATTAAGGGACATGGATGTAACAAATATAGACTACACATCTAAAATGGGTGATACTATATATAATGGTGTTTCAGAATTGAAAAATTATACAGGTTCAACTCAAAAAATGAAAACGGATAGTTTTCAAAGAGACTATACAAAGTCAATATCCACTGCAGTAACAAATGGATTACAATTAGGATTTAAAGTTACTGCTAAAGGGATAGTTGCTTTAGCGGGATTAGATTTTGAAACCAGTGTTATGTATAATTTATCATCTACTTCAACCGAAATAAGTACCATTTCGGATAAGTTTACTGTACCATCTCAAGAAGTTACATTACCACCAGGACATAAAGCAATAATAAAACATGATTTAAGAAAAATGGTGTATTCTGGAACGCATGATTTAAAGGGAGATTTAAACGTAACTTTTAATGATAAAGAGCTTGTGCAAAAATTTATTTATCCAAATTATAGAACGATTAATTTATCTAATATCAAAAAAGCAATGGCTGAAATTGACAAATTTAATAATGAAAAACCAGTTGATTTCTACCAATTAATTGGTAAAGGGAACCGTATAAAAAACGATAACACTTTATATATAGAGTCTCCTGCTAAATTTATTTTTGATGGAGCTAATCCGTATTATAGAGCAACATTCACGGAATATGATAAAGAGGGTAACCCTATTCAAACAAAGATGTTAAATGAAAATTATAAATTATAG
- a CDS encoding IS4 family transposase, protein MNMHQKQELSLFAEELYRYMSPAILNQLAIEAGGMKRKRKCHGHHFLSLCVWLNQQIATTSLTQLCSQLETSTGILLSPEGLNRRFNSASAAFFRTVFTTLLQAEIGGVSKISHSLSSYFERILVLDSTTFQVPDRFATTYPGAGGCSHTAGVKIQLEYDLLSGKFSDVEIEPGKRSDQVYSATRTGMAQKNELYIRDLGYFRLQDFKSIQDKQGYYLSRLKLPTKIYRKEFETVVCKTKPAQLRPVYIQIHLEDIMKQLQPGQVYELHDVYVGSKDKLPTRIVVYRCTEEQKQKRLRERAIREKKKGITYTELTKLLQGITVYMTNIPTEWVPKEKIYDLYSLRWQIELLFKIWKSWFQIHRCKSIKQERLECHLYGQLISILLCSSTMFKMRELLLRKKQKELSEYKAMYIIKDYFLLFYQALHKNTQELSKVLLRLFNFLQHNGRKSHRYEKKTVFDILGVVYEYTTSTHQVA, encoded by the coding sequence ATGAATATGCACCAAAAACAAGAGTTATCTTTATTTGCCGAAGAGCTATATCGATATATGTCTCCCGCTATACTTAATCAATTAGCTATAGAAGCAGGCGGGATGAAACGAAAACGCAAGTGCCACGGGCACCATTTCTTATCTTTGTGTGTATGGTTAAATCAACAAATCGCTACTACCTCTCTTACTCAACTTTGTAGTCAATTAGAAACTTCAACAGGAATTTTATTAAGTCCAGAGGGACTTAATCGACGATTTAATTCGGCTTCAGCAGCCTTCTTTCGCACTGTATTTACTACACTTTTACAAGCTGAAATTGGAGGAGTATCTAAGATTTCTCATTCTCTTTCTTCTTATTTTGAACGGATTCTCGTCCTTGATTCTACAACCTTCCAAGTTCCAGATCGATTCGCAACTACTTATCCTGGTGCCGGAGGATGTAGTCATACAGCTGGTGTGAAAATTCAACTAGAGTATGACTTGTTGAGTGGGAAATTTTCTGATGTGGAAATTGAACCAGGAAAACGAAGTGATCAGGTATATAGTGCGACTCGAACAGGCATGGCACAAAAGAATGAACTATATATCCGTGACTTAGGATATTTTCGTCTACAAGACTTTAAGTCTATTCAAGATAAGCAAGGATATTATTTATCACGTCTTAAGTTACCAACTAAAATATATAGAAAAGAATTCGAAACAGTCGTATGTAAAACAAAACCCGCTCAATTGAGACCGGTATATATACAAATTCATTTGGAAGACATCATGAAACAATTACAACCTGGCCAAGTGTATGAATTACATGATGTATATGTAGGGAGTAAAGACAAACTGCCTACTCGTATTGTGGTTTATAGATGTACCGAGGAGCAAAAACAGAAACGCCTACGTGAGCGAGCTATTCGCGAAAAGAAAAAAGGAATTACATATACAGAGCTTACAAAACTTTTACAAGGTATTACGGTATATATGACAAACATTCCTACGGAATGGGTACCAAAAGAGAAAATTTATGATCTATATTCACTGCGTTGGCAAATTGAGCTGTTATTTAAAATATGGAAATCTTGGTTTCAAATTCATCGTTGTAAATCTATTAAACAAGAACGATTAGAATGTCACCTTTATGGACAACTCATTAGTATTCTATTATGTTCTTCTACTATGTTTAAAATGCGAGAACTCCTGTTGCGTAAGAAACAGAAAGAGCTAAGTGAATATAAAGCGATGTACATAATTAAGGATTATTTTTTACTTTTTTACCAAGCATTACACAAAAACACCCAAGAATTATCAAAGGTTCTCCTTCGTCTGTTTAACTTCCTACAGCACAACGGACGAAAATCTCATCGATATGAGAAAAAAACAGTCTTTGATATTTTGGGTGTTGTATATGAGTATACCACTTCTACTCATCAGGTAGCATAG
- a CDS encoding recombinase family protein, giving the protein MKVGYVRVSTIDQNLDLQIDTLKSYGCDKIFQVKLSGVKDKRPGLEEALQFVRPGDCLVVWRLDRLGRTMRHIIQIVNELNERGISFYSFHENIAMNRSSATGQLMFHLFASFAEFERNLIRERTEAGRVAARARGRFGDRPEKLKEKEIDMIQTLVANKTPIKDVAQMLGVSRTTVYRYLNK; this is encoded by the coding sequence ATGAAAGTTGGATATGTTCGCGTATCTACAATTGATCAAAATTTAGACTTACAAATTGATACTTTGAAATCTTATGGATGCGATAAGATATTTCAAGTTAAATTAAGTGGAGTTAAAGATAAAAGACCAGGTTTAGAGGAAGCGCTTCAATTTGTACGCCCTGGTGATTGTTTAGTAGTTTGGCGATTGGATCGCTTAGGTCGTACCATGCGCCACATTATTCAGATTGTTAATGAATTGAATGAACGAGGGATTAGTTTTTATAGTTTTCATGAAAATATTGCAATGAATCGTTCAAGTGCTACTGGTCAACTTATGTTTCATTTATTTGCTTCTTTTGCGGAATTCGAACGCAACTTAATTCGTGAACGAACTGAAGCTGGTAGAGTTGCTGCACGAGCAAGAGGGCGATTTGGTGATAGACCAGAGAAACTAAAAGAAAAGGAAATCGATATGATACAAACCCTTGTTGCCAATAAAACCCCTATTAAAGATGTAGCTCAAATGTTAGGGGTTTCTCGTACAACAGTTTATCGATATTTAAATAAATAG